In a genomic window of Diadema setosum chromosome 3, eeDiaSeto1, whole genome shotgun sequence:
- the LOC140226582 gene encoding uncharacterized protein, with protein MAVSESTPLDSLELLSVAENLGPYAWRKLGLYLGLTEVRLANWERQFHMNTEQAAHQMLITWNNSQDEEKGRRLLMAALESCKLRNLSDKVQNGAFRARLPDGMKPVQTTEANRSAHQVPHPQPPQAYPLPPQQTAQAAPIAGGGSGDHLQMELSEILLCDVAMKLGAEWRFVGTYLGFLNSEIEILQQQHNLVSECIFQMLLQWRKKNGVNATKAKLKKALEKAGRSDLSLYVDNPDD; from the exons ATGGCAGTGTCGGAAAGTACGCCGCTGGACTCGCTGGAGCTCCTCTCGGTGGCCGAGAACCTTGGACCGTACGCATGGCGCAAGCTTGGCCTGTACCTGGGCCTCACGGAGGTGAGGCTAGCCAACTGGGAACGGCAGTTCCACATGAACACGGAGCAAGCTGCCCACCAGATGCTGATCACCTGGAACAACAGCCAGGACGAGGAAAAGGGACGACGGCTGTTGATGGCCGCCCTTGAGAGCTGCAAATTACGCAATCTGTCTGATAAAGTCCAGAATG GAGCATTCCGAGCCCGCCTACCAGACGGAATGAAACCTGTCCAAACAACGGAGGCAAACAGGTCTGCGCATCAGGTGCCTCATCCTCAGCCACCCCAGGCCTATCCCCTGCCACCTCAGCAGACGGCTCAAGCTGCCCCGATAGCAGGCGGAGGAAGCGGAGACCATCTTCAGATGGAGTTGTCCGAAATTCTCTTGTGCGACGTGGCAATGAAACTTGGTGCAGAGTGGCGATTTGTAGGGACGTATCTTGGATTTCTAAACTCGGAAATTGAAATTTTACAGCAGCAACACAACCTTGTATCT gAATGCATTTTCCAGATGCTCCTTCAATGGCGGAAGAAAAATGGCGTCAACGCGACCAAAGCCAAGCTCAAGAAAGCACTAGAGAAAGCAGGCCGGAGTGATCTATCACTGTATGTGGACAATCCAGATGATTAA